A DNA window from Pongo abelii isolate AG06213 chromosome 2, NHGRI_mPonAbe1-v2.0_pri, whole genome shotgun sequence contains the following coding sequences:
- the LOC129058409 gene encoding soma ferritin-like, with the protein MRMPPFAKFFSEQAELKREHAKQFLRYLRKREGIICLPVIKRPNIDNWGNGLQALKFAVQLENTLTNVLQDLKITATKDDETGLIDFVKEFIDKQTASIAFLEYHQKLLEESLQQKGLSEKSAESAETSVEET; encoded by the exons ATGAGAATGCCTCCTTTTGCCAAGTTCTTCTCGGAGCAGGCTGAGCTGAAAAGGGAGCATGCAAAGCAGTTCCTAAGATATCTAAGAAAACGTGAGGGTATTATCTGCCTTCCAGTTATTAAG AGGCCCAACATAGATAACTGGGGAAATGGCTTACAAGCCCTGAAGTTTGCTGTGCAGTTGGAGAACACATTAACCAATGTCCTACAAGATCTGAAAATCACAGCTACTAAGGATGATGAAACTGGT CTCATAGACTTCGTAAAGGAGTTCATAGACAAACAGACAGCAAGCATAGCTTTTCTGGAATACCATCAGAAGCTATTAGAAGAGTCCCTCCAGCAGAAAGGCCTGTCTGAAAAGTCTGCTGAGTCTGCTGAGACATCAGTTGAAGAGACTTAA